The Arthrobacter sp. NicSoilC5 genome has a window encoding:
- a CDS encoding carbon-nitrogen family hydrolase produces MSFDSTELLEDRISRTQDLISGIDKADLIVLPELWLHGGFSYDSWRTNAISLHSEVFTFLSKMAREKKAWLHAGSFMVTEQSSAASDMWNTSVLFDPAGSIRATYKKIHRFGFSDGEPKLIAAGDEPVIVELQTERATAITGLSTCYDLRFPELYRHIAAEGAALNVVPACWPLSRVQHWQTLGRARAIENQTFVVQCNMTGSDQKVELGGHSQIVDGNGNILAQAEKEETVLKARLDFDSLNDLRTSFPVLNDRRADIWVAKGKTMVVSNLQE; encoded by the coding sequence GTGAGCTTTGATTCGACAGAGCTCCTCGAGGACAGGATTTCGCGTACGCAGGACTTGATTTCTGGCATCGACAAAGCGGACCTGATCGTTCTGCCTGAACTCTGGCTTCATGGCGGGTTCTCCTACGACAGCTGGCGAACGAACGCGATCTCGCTGCACAGTGAGGTGTTCACCTTCTTGTCCAAAATGGCCAGGGAAAAAAAGGCCTGGCTGCATGCCGGCTCTTTCATGGTGACGGAGCAAAGCAGTGCCGCTTCTGACATGTGGAATACATCGGTTCTTTTTGACCCTGCAGGATCCATCCGTGCCACCTATAAAAAGATCCATCGATTTGGATTTTCCGACGGAGAGCCAAAGCTGATAGCAGCGGGAGACGAGCCCGTGATCGTGGAGCTGCAGACGGAACGCGCGACGGCCATCACTGGGCTTAGCACATGCTACGATCTTCGTTTTCCTGAGCTGTATCGGCATATCGCAGCGGAGGGTGCGGCGCTAAATGTGGTACCGGCCTGCTGGCCACTTTCGCGAGTTCAGCACTGGCAGACCCTGGGGCGCGCGCGGGCAATCGAGAATCAGACCTTTGTCGTCCAGTGCAACATGACAGGATCTGACCAGAAGGTGGAGTTGGGTGGTCACAGTCAGATCGTGGACGGCAACGGAAATATCTTGGCGCAGGCAGAGAAAGAGGAAACCGTTCTCAAGGCGCGTCTCGATTTCGATTCGTTGAACGATCTGCGCACTTCTTTCCCGGTGCTTAACGACCGGCGGGCAGATATCTGGGTTGCTAAGGGTAAGACTATGGTCGTGAGCAACCTGCAGGAATAG
- a CDS encoding MoxR family ATPase, with translation MSNDNVTKPESPGEMAARLKAVNYLADEGLSTTVFLSVAMNKPLLVEGAPGTGKTSLAEALAKMLGIPLIRLQCYEGIESTQALYDWDFSRQILYLRSLEAANSATSAEELEQSLYTERFLLPRPILRALQGGPAVLLIDEVDRADDEFEAFLLEVLASNQISIPELGTITATVPPIVILTSNRTRELHEALKRRCYFHWIDHPEPARELEIIRTRLPGMDEKLAQQVVDVVQSLRNEGRLRRSPGVAEALDWAQALNRLGGQDIDADSAGLTIGALCKDQDDRELILSTLRTIFPT, from the coding sequence ATGAGTAACGACAATGTGACCAAACCGGAAAGCCCCGGTGAGATGGCGGCGCGGCTTAAGGCAGTCAACTACTTGGCTGACGAGGGTCTCTCCACCACCGTCTTTCTATCTGTTGCCATGAATAAGCCGTTGCTTGTTGAAGGTGCTCCCGGCACGGGCAAAACCTCCTTGGCTGAAGCTTTAGCTAAGATGCTGGGGATCCCGTTGATCCGACTGCAGTGTTACGAGGGCATCGAATCGACCCAGGCGCTCTACGACTGGGATTTTTCACGTCAGATTCTGTACTTGCGATCACTGGAAGCAGCAAATTCGGCAACGAGTGCGGAGGAACTAGAGCAGTCCCTATACACCGAACGGTTCCTGCTGCCACGACCAATTCTTCGGGCCCTGCAGGGGGGGCCGGCCGTTCTTCTCATCGACGAAGTTGACCGGGCGGACGACGAATTTGAAGCCTTCCTCCTGGAAGTGCTCGCGTCAAACCAAATATCCATACCCGAGTTGGGCACTATCACCGCTACTGTTCCACCCATCGTAATCCTGACCTCCAACCGGACTCGCGAGTTACACGAGGCTCTGAAACGGCGATGCTACTTCCATTGGATCGACCATCCAGAGCCGGCCCGCGAACTGGAAATTATCAGGACCCGGCTGCCCGGCATGGACGAGAAGCTGGCGCAGCAGGTGGTCGACGTGGTTCAGTCCTTGCGCAACGAGGGACGCTTGAGGCGTTCCCCTGGGGTAGCCGAGGCGCTCGACTGGGCCCAGGCTTTGAACCGCCTTGGCGGGCAGGACATCGACGCCGACAGTGCAGGCTTAACTATTGGCGCCCTCTGCAAAGACCAAGACGACAGGGAGCTGATCCTGAGCACCTTGAGAACCATCTTTCCTACCTAA
- a CDS encoding SRPBCC family protein, with protein sequence MEMTNTFTVPVPPDEAWPVLLDLQRIAPMLPGASITSVDGDEYEGKAKIKVGPITAEYVGVARFIEVDEKGRRAVIQARAKDARGQGNMSATITARLEPEANGATVIVQTELDMTGKIAQFGRGVINEAATAILGVFAQRLAVEMTSGSESRSEASTELSKADGAAGRELKQPGQAEPEEALDLIKLAKETRAAKKGTGTQLEVPEVGKWLPAIISVVAALIAVFSAGVAAGSNRKS encoded by the coding sequence ATGGAGATGACTAACACTTTCACCGTGCCTGTCCCGCCGGACGAGGCGTGGCCCGTCCTGCTGGACCTGCAGCGAATCGCGCCTATGCTTCCCGGCGCTTCCATCACCAGCGTTGACGGGGATGAGTACGAGGGCAAGGCGAAGATCAAGGTCGGCCCGATTACGGCCGAGTATGTTGGCGTTGCCCGTTTCATTGAGGTCGATGAAAAGGGACGGCGCGCAGTAATCCAAGCTCGTGCCAAGGATGCTCGTGGGCAAGGGAACATGTCCGCGACCATCACCGCACGGCTTGAGCCAGAGGCCAATGGCGCAACCGTCATTGTTCAGACGGAGCTGGACATGACTGGAAAAATCGCTCAGTTCGGGCGAGGTGTGATCAACGAGGCGGCTACGGCCATCCTTGGAGTCTTCGCTCAAAGGTTGGCTGTGGAGATGACTTCAGGAAGCGAGTCCCGGAGCGAAGCATCGACAGAGCTCTCAAAAGCTGACGGAGCCGCAGGAAGGGAACTAAAGCAGCCTGGTCAGGCGGAACCCGAAGAAGCTCTGGACCTCATTAAGCTGGCGAAGGAAACCCGCGCCGCTAAAAAGGGCACTGGCACTCAGCTCGAGGTTCCCGAAGTAGGAAAATGGCTCCCTGCAATTATTTCTGTCGTTGCTGCACTGATTGCAGTCTTCTCGGCAGGTGTTGCGGCCGGAAGCAACCGAAAGTCCTGA
- a CDS encoding Dabb family protein, with the protein MTKVRHVFAWRVAEGSNQEEIVEILNTLPPRLGFIQGWEIGTHSGDPGDNGAPWDGVLISDFASWADLDKYSTDPFHLEVVATLMPMFADRAVVDYEVEAF; encoded by the coding sequence ATGACTAAAGTTCGACACGTATTTGCATGGCGCGTAGCCGAAGGAAGCAACCAGGAGGAGATTGTTGAAATTCTCAACACCCTTCCGCCGCGTCTGGGTTTCATTCAAGGCTGGGAGATCGGCACTCATTCGGGCGACCCTGGCGATAACGGTGCGCCGTGGGATGGTGTCCTGATTTCTGATTTTGCAAGCTGGGCTGATCTGGACAAGTACTCCACCGATCCCTTTCACCTTGAGGTAGTTGCGACACTTATGCCGATGTTCGCGGACAGGGCTGTAGTGGACTACGAAGTTGAGGCGTTCTGA
- a CDS encoding XdhC family protein — MRDVIEAVAEWTRRGETFALATVVSTSKSAPRPAGAAMAVSTAGEAVGSVSGGCVEGAVYQIAQDVIEDGTPVLQRFGYSDDDAVAVGLTCGGIIDVFVERVTKESYPEIRTIVQDVQNGNPVATATVVEHDQPEILGKRLAVWPTHAVGSLGSNMLDHAVADDARGLLASGESKVLTYGPRGERMETGAKVFVSSYQPKPRMIIFGAIDFAAAVARAGSMVGFHVTVCDARPVFATAARFPGADEVIVAWPHVYLQEQVSAGKVDNRTVICVLTHDHKFDVPVLDIALRLEEEYRPSYIGAMGSRKTHEDRLNRLLEAGVMEKQIAELHSPIGLDLGGRTPEETAVSVVAEIIAKRWQGTGRPLRDSAGAVHSDPA, encoded by the coding sequence ATGCGTGACGTTATTGAAGCAGTGGCAGAGTGGACGAGGCGCGGAGAAACCTTCGCCCTCGCCACCGTCGTCAGCACGTCTAAATCTGCCCCGCGGCCGGCGGGCGCTGCGATGGCTGTAAGCACCGCTGGGGAAGCCGTCGGCTCAGTTTCCGGGGGCTGCGTTGAAGGAGCTGTTTACCAAATCGCGCAGGATGTCATCGAAGACGGTACCCCTGTTCTGCAACGCTTTGGTTATAGCGACGATGACGCTGTAGCGGTTGGACTAACCTGCGGCGGAATAATCGACGTCTTCGTTGAACGAGTCACCAAGGAAAGTTACCCAGAAATCAGGACGATCGTCCAGGACGTCCAGAACGGTAACCCTGTTGCCACAGCGACCGTCGTCGAACATGACCAGCCTGAAATACTGGGAAAGCGGCTGGCGGTTTGGCCGACCCACGCTGTAGGCAGCCTTGGCAGCAATATGCTGGACCATGCAGTGGCTGACGATGCAAGGGGCCTGCTGGCTTCCGGCGAATCCAAGGTGCTCACCTACGGTCCCCGAGGAGAACGCATGGAAACGGGCGCGAAGGTCTTTGTTTCTTCCTATCAGCCGAAGCCCAGAATGATCATTTTTGGAGCCATCGATTTTGCCGCCGCAGTCGCGCGGGCCGGGTCAATGGTCGGATTTCATGTGACCGTCTGCGATGCCCGCCCAGTATTTGCGACCGCCGCCCGTTTTCCTGGAGCTGACGAGGTGATCGTAGCGTGGCCTCACGTTTACCTTCAGGAACAAGTTTCGGCGGGAAAGGTGGACAACCGAACGGTCATTTGTGTTCTCACCCATGATCACAAGTTCGACGTCCCTGTCCTGGATATCGCTTTGCGGCTGGAAGAAGAATACAGGCCCTCCTACATAGGTGCCATGGGTTCTCGAAAGACACATGAGGACCGACTCAACCGCCTCTTGGAGGCTGGAGTAATGGAGAAGCAGATTGCCGAGCTTCATAGTCCGATCGGACTTGATCTCGGCGGTCGGACACCGGAGGAAACAGCAGTGTCAGTTGTGGCAGAAATAATTGCGAAACGGTGGCAAGGGACTGGCCGCCCTCTGCGCGATTCGGCTGGCGCTGTGCACTCGGACCCGGCCTAG
- a CDS encoding FAD-dependent monooxygenase yields MSPTTERIAVVGGSISGLTAALMLRDAGVEVDVYERSPQPLSGFGTGIVVQPELVRYLLEQGVELDSISVPSSSMEYVDALTGESFGSVPADWRFTSYDSIYGALYELFGPERYHTSKCLVGLNQDSDAVQLRFSDGTQAEANWLIAADGGASVVRKRLLGIEPKYAGYVTWRGVLQPGEVSDDVWNYFNDKFTYGLLNDGHLIAYPIPGRENSESPRLNFQWYWNVPEGADLDELMTDVRGIRLPTSVHNNSLNPHNLRQFHSKGERLFAPFRDLVLKASSPFVTVVADATVERMVHGRVLLIGDAAVTPRPHAAAGGAKACDDARTLAEVFTENDNLQESLQRWETRQLQQGNAYLQKVKRMASRLQHGGSFEPGNPDFAFGLPAVDEPSVVKNF; encoded by the coding sequence ATGAGCCCGACAACCGAACGTATTGCGGTAGTTGGAGGTTCGATATCTGGGCTAACGGCAGCGCTGATGCTTCGAGATGCGGGCGTTGAGGTCGATGTCTATGAACGGTCGCCCCAGCCCCTCTCGGGCTTCGGCACTGGCATTGTCGTCCAGCCGGAGCTTGTTCGTTACTTGCTGGAGCAGGGTGTCGAGCTGGACTCGATCAGTGTTCCGTCGTCATCCATGGAATATGTCGACGCACTGACTGGAGAAAGCTTCGGGTCCGTTCCTGCAGACTGGCGCTTCACTAGCTACGACTCGATATACGGAGCGCTTTACGAACTGTTTGGGCCGGAGCGTTACCACACCAGTAAGTGCCTCGTCGGTCTCAACCAGGATTCCGACGCCGTACAGTTGCGCTTTTCAGACGGTACCCAGGCCGAGGCGAACTGGTTGATCGCCGCTGACGGCGGAGCATCAGTAGTTCGCAAACGCCTGCTGGGCATTGAACCGAAGTACGCAGGATACGTCACCTGGCGAGGGGTGCTCCAGCCGGGCGAAGTTTCCGACGATGTGTGGAACTACTTTAACGACAAGTTCACGTATGGGCTTCTGAATGATGGTCACCTCATCGCTTACCCCATTCCGGGCCGGGAAAACTCAGAGTCGCCGCGTTTGAATTTTCAGTGGTATTGGAACGTCCCTGAAGGAGCTGACCTCGACGAACTCATGACGGACGTTCGCGGCATCAGGCTCCCAACGTCTGTCCACAACAACTCACTGAATCCGCACAATCTGCGTCAGTTCCATAGCAAGGGTGAGCGTCTCTTCGCGCCTTTCAGGGACCTCGTACTCAAAGCTTCATCCCCATTTGTGACTGTTGTTGCAGATGCCACTGTCGAGCGCATGGTTCATGGCCGTGTTCTGTTGATTGGAGACGCGGCGGTGACCCCAAGGCCTCACGCTGCTGCGGGTGGAGCTAAAGCCTGTGACGACGCACGTACTCTTGCAGAAGTCTTTACGGAGAACGACAATCTGCAGGAATCCCTGCAGAGGTGGGAAACCAGGCAACTGCAGCAGGGGAACGCCTATCTCCAGAAAGTGAAAAGAATGGCGTCCCGTCTACAGCACGGGGGTAGCTTTGAGCCTGGAAACCCCGACTTCGCATTTGGGCTCCCCGCAGTGGATGAACCATCCGTAGTCAAGAACTTTTAA
- a CDS encoding cyclase family protein: MSQTADVKVGISPWGPDDERGALNLLDESVRADVLQRADPSRVYDLSVDYFVGMPSFQGAGDPSYQIFMSHTPQGTVVDNLNGVGEAVNRHVCYSGDVVFMYTHTGTHIDSLNHFGVDGQIYNGYKPEENLGSRTWTKGGAETIPPIITRGVLLDIAGLKNVECLPDSYAITTADIEEALEKAGLVLQRGDVPLVRTGRMRHWPDGTKTLGNPPGLSLDAARWLTSQNISAIGADQECVEVGPSEHEDNWLPGHTHFLAEAGVPMVELLNLEELAADGVKEFCLIAAPIRLRGASGAPMRPLAMALRKDA, from the coding sequence ATGAGCCAGACTGCTGACGTGAAGGTAGGGATTAGCCCTTGGGGCCCCGACGACGAGAGGGGAGCATTAAACCTCCTCGACGAGTCTGTTCGGGCAGACGTTCTTCAGCGGGCGGACCCCTCGCGGGTTTATGACCTCAGCGTTGACTACTTCGTAGGGATGCCCAGCTTTCAGGGAGCTGGCGATCCCAGCTACCAAATCTTCATGAGCCACACCCCTCAGGGCACGGTGGTGGATAACCTCAACGGTGTCGGCGAGGCTGTCAACAGGCACGTGTGCTACTCCGGAGATGTTGTATTCATGTATACCCACACCGGGACTCACATCGATTCGCTGAACCACTTCGGCGTCGACGGACAGATCTATAACGGGTACAAACCGGAAGAGAATTTGGGCAGTCGGACCTGGACCAAGGGTGGAGCGGAGACGATTCCCCCAATCATCACCCGCGGCGTGTTGCTGGATATTGCTGGCCTAAAGAACGTAGAGTGCCTGCCTGATTCCTACGCCATCACCACTGCAGATATTGAAGAGGCACTGGAAAAAGCGGGCCTCGTATTGCAGAGAGGGGATGTTCCCTTGGTTCGTACCGGACGTATGCGTCATTGGCCGGATGGAACTAAGACTCTTGGAAACCCTCCGGGACTGAGCTTGGATGCTGCCCGCTGGCTTACAAGCCAAAACATTTCTGCAATTGGTGCTGACCAAGAATGCGTGGAGGTAGGCCCGTCGGAGCATGAAGACAACTGGCTTCCCGGGCATACCCACTTCCTTGCGGAAGCAGGTGTGCCCATGGTGGAACTGTTGAACCTGGAGGAACTGGCAGCGGATGGAGTAAAGGAATTTTGCCTGATCGCTGCTCCTATCCGTCTTCGGGGAGCAAGCGGCGCCCCAATGCGTCCGCTCGCCATGGCATTAAGGAAGGACGCATGA
- the nboR gene encoding nicotine blue oxidoreductase, with protein sequence MARVTGLLLAAGAGTRLGRGPKALLPYRGRTLVEAAAHTLRAGGCQEVVVVLGADAQAVSAEADLEPYRVVVNSHWSSGMGSSYLAGDAEAHPNNHLLVALVDQPGLTVAIVHRLLLSHRPRRITSAAYRAMENDGVLRRGHPMVIDAQLRSAVASTVSGDAGARVFLQRKPWLVDLVDCSDESTGEDIDTIEQMNRLL encoded by the coding sequence TTGGCGCGGGTAACGGGCTTATTGCTGGCAGCCGGCGCCGGAACACGTCTTGGGCGTGGTCCTAAGGCACTCCTGCCGTACCGCGGCCGCACTCTGGTTGAGGCAGCCGCTCACACGCTGCGTGCCGGCGGATGTCAGGAGGTTGTGGTTGTTCTTGGAGCGGATGCACAAGCGGTAAGCGCCGAAGCAGACCTTGAACCGTATCGGGTGGTGGTGAACTCCCACTGGTCCTCAGGTATGGGAAGTTCCTACCTTGCCGGTGATGCCGAAGCACATCCAAATAACCACCTCCTCGTAGCTCTGGTAGATCAGCCAGGGCTTACCGTCGCCATTGTTCATCGGTTACTCCTCTCCCATCGGCCGAGGCGCATTACTTCGGCTGCGTATCGCGCCATGGAAAACGATGGAGTGCTCCGTAGGGGTCACCCCATGGTGATCGATGCGCAACTCAGGTCAGCGGTGGCTAGCACTGTTAGCGGGGATGCGGGGGCTCGGGTTTTCTTGCAGCGGAAACCGTGGCTCGTAGACCTTGTCGATTGCAGTGATGAATCCACTGGCGAGGACATCGACACCATAGAGCAGATGAATCGCCTGTTGTAG
- a CDS encoding VWA domain-containing protein, which produces MTVGAEQVGLYLEALNVLDLQRRNEVFWAGRATLCKSRSDFETYDRAFRLWFSSEPPVPVPLSERQEASLPDAAGGDSPQPELEQQIALASRDESLQHRDVALMSAEEKRYLVEAFAALPIKAPLRRARYKRTHRHKRIDPAHTVRDHLKRGGEPGQLQYRFRTKKPRRVVLIVDVSGSMEAYADSFLRFGNRLLATNADTTEVFSIGTRLTRVTAALQHPDPEVALLDAGFAVPDWSGGTRLGEALEAFIALWGQHAMLRGSVVVIASDGWERGDTRDLAHQVSRLHRLAHRVIWSNPHRGKSGYEPIQSGIKAVLPHIDALVAGHTMAAFRDLADRIANA; this is translated from the coding sequence ATGACCGTAGGGGCAGAACAGGTCGGCCTTTACCTTGAGGCCCTAAACGTTCTGGATCTCCAGCGTCGCAACGAGGTTTTTTGGGCCGGACGCGCTACGTTGTGTAAGAGCAGGTCGGACTTTGAGACTTACGACCGGGCGTTCCGCTTGTGGTTTTCATCCGAGCCTCCGGTACCTGTGCCCCTTTCGGAGAGACAGGAAGCAAGCCTGCCCGACGCAGCAGGCGGCGACAGCCCTCAGCCGGAACTTGAGCAACAGATTGCACTGGCTAGCAGGGATGAATCCCTGCAACACAGAGATGTGGCCCTCATGTCGGCGGAGGAAAAGAGGTACCTTGTAGAGGCCTTTGCTGCTCTGCCTATTAAAGCACCGCTAAGAAGGGCTCGTTACAAGCGGACCCATCGCCACAAGCGCATTGATCCGGCACACACTGTCCGAGACCACCTAAAAAGAGGCGGCGAACCAGGCCAACTGCAGTATCGCTTCCGAACGAAAAAGCCCCGCCGAGTTGTCTTGATTGTGGATGTTTCGGGATCCATGGAAGCCTACGCTGATAGTTTTCTTCGCTTCGGTAATCGGCTTTTAGCCACCAACGCCGACACCACAGAAGTATTTTCCATTGGCACACGCCTGACCAGAGTGACGGCGGCGTTGCAGCACCCGGATCCGGAAGTGGCGCTGTTGGACGCAGGATTCGCTGTGCCGGATTGGTCTGGAGGCACCCGGCTGGGCGAAGCCCTAGAGGCCTTCATCGCCCTCTGGGGACAACACGCAATGCTCAGAGGGTCTGTAGTTGTGATCGCAAGTGATGGCTGGGAACGTGGGGATACCAGAGATCTTGCGCATCAGGTATCCCGTCTCCATCGCCTGGCCCATCGTGTTATCTGGTCCAACCCCCACCGGGGAAAATCTGGATATGAACCTATACAAAGCGGCATTAAGGCCGTTCTCCCGCACATCGATGCCCTGGTCGCGGGCCACACCATGGCTGCTTTCAGGGACCTAGCAGATCGGATAGCAAATGCGTGA
- the kdhC gene encoding 6-hydroxypseudooxynicotine dehydrogenase complex subunit gamma — translation MMAKAKTLIPDTGTADADKGNRQAWIGQEVLRREDRRLLTGSATFAGDLGVPGQLHMRIVRSTQAHARIVSIDVTEAAKTPGVRMVVTSEHTRHLGSILLEELGYHEIYENIEDFSHPVLAVDKVQYVGQPVVAVLAVDPYLAEDAAELVSIEYEPLPVLLDPEEALTGDIELFPGRGNEGARIKKAYGDIDRAFAEAEHIIRHKYVTNRHSGVPMEPRAVVVQPDPARDTLFIWGTVHVHDNRRIIAKMLNLPEVNVRMKHVEIGGSFGVKGGVFPENVVAAWAARTLGVPIKWTEDRAEHMTSTSHAREMVHKLELALDAEGKILGMKDEIFHNHGAYFRQAEPLVSDITAGIVFGPYRVPAYDATLHAVFTNKTPVGAYRAPGRYESTFARERIFDLACEEIGLSKAEFRRRNLLTTEDLPWTPGLDIVHEPYHFDSGDVVKHFGEALEAANFSEWIEESKRLRAQGRKVGVGLGVLMDKAGLGLFETGGVEVSRAGRVTVKTGGSSVGQGIETVLAQIVAEELQIAPENIDIVHSDTELIPDGVGSWSSRSTVLAGGAARKAALAVVDKARRLAAEMLEVDPEDLELAAGSFKVKGTDQQITLYEIAAARDPFTARADNDEPGLAADAVYVNNAMNYPYGVTLVQIELDPGTGGHKILRFSTSTEAGRVINPLTTRGQIIGAAVQGIGGALYEEFLYEEDGQPITTSFMDYLLPGAQEMPNVDCFVTEDAKSPDNPFGAKGLGEIGIIAAGAAIASAVDDAIADGIHTDRLPVTPEQIFTRCQGLNKAQL, via the coding sequence ATGATGGCAAAGGCTAAAACGCTCATCCCTGATACCGGCACGGCCGACGCGGACAAGGGCAACAGACAGGCATGGATAGGCCAGGAGGTTCTGCGGCGGGAGGACCGCCGGCTCCTCACTGGATCAGCAACATTTGCTGGCGATCTGGGAGTGCCCGGGCAATTGCATATGCGCATTGTCCGTTCGACACAGGCCCATGCGCGGATCGTGTCCATAGACGTCACTGAAGCCGCAAAGACTCCGGGCGTACGAATGGTTGTCACGTCTGAGCACACGCGGCATTTGGGTTCCATCCTCTTGGAAGAGCTGGGATACCACGAGATTTACGAAAATATTGAGGACTTTAGCCACCCCGTCCTGGCAGTAGACAAGGTGCAGTATGTGGGGCAGCCGGTGGTTGCCGTACTTGCCGTTGATCCCTATCTTGCCGAAGACGCGGCCGAACTGGTCTCTATCGAGTACGAGCCGCTCCCGGTCCTCCTGGATCCGGAAGAAGCGTTGACCGGTGATATAGAGCTTTTTCCGGGGCGTGGCAATGAAGGTGCACGCATTAAAAAGGCCTACGGCGACATTGACCGGGCCTTTGCCGAGGCCGAGCACATCATCCGCCACAAGTACGTTACGAACCGCCATTCCGGTGTACCTATGGAGCCGCGGGCCGTAGTGGTGCAGCCCGACCCGGCAAGGGACACGTTATTCATCTGGGGCACAGTGCATGTGCATGACAACCGCAGGATCATCGCCAAGATGTTGAATCTTCCCGAGGTCAATGTCCGGATGAAACACGTAGAAATCGGCGGCAGTTTCGGGGTGAAGGGCGGAGTCTTCCCGGAAAACGTCGTTGCAGCATGGGCAGCCCGCACATTGGGAGTCCCGATCAAATGGACTGAGGACCGCGCCGAGCACATGACATCCACGTCCCATGCTCGGGAAATGGTGCATAAGCTGGAACTCGCGCTCGATGCTGAGGGCAAAATTCTGGGCATGAAGGACGAAATTTTCCACAACCATGGAGCCTATTTCAGGCAAGCCGAGCCACTAGTCAGCGACATTACCGCCGGCATTGTGTTCGGCCCCTACCGGGTTCCGGCCTACGATGCTACCCTGCACGCCGTCTTCACCAACAAAACACCTGTCGGTGCATATCGCGCACCTGGACGATATGAATCCACTTTTGCTCGTGAGCGGATCTTCGATCTGGCATGTGAAGAAATCGGTCTCAGTAAGGCGGAGTTCCGGCGGCGAAACCTTCTTACCACGGAAGACCTCCCGTGGACGCCTGGTCTCGATATCGTCCACGAGCCTTACCACTTCGACTCGGGAGATGTAGTAAAGCACTTCGGCGAAGCGCTGGAGGCGGCAAACTTTTCGGAGTGGATTGAAGAATCCAAACGACTGCGGGCGCAGGGCCGGAAAGTTGGCGTAGGCCTCGGCGTGCTTATGGACAAGGCAGGGCTGGGGCTTTTCGAAACAGGTGGTGTCGAAGTCAGCCGCGCAGGCCGCGTTACGGTCAAGACCGGAGGTTCTTCGGTCGGACAGGGAATCGAGACAGTTCTGGCCCAGATTGTCGCCGAAGAACTACAGATCGCTCCCGAAAACATTGACATCGTCCATAGCGACACAGAGCTCATTCCGGACGGCGTCGGCTCCTGGTCCAGCCGTTCAACTGTTCTCGCTGGGGGTGCTGCCCGCAAGGCGGCGCTTGCAGTGGTGGATAAAGCCAGGCGTCTGGCAGCTGAGATGCTCGAGGTTGATCCGGAAGACCTCGAATTGGCGGCAGGCAGTTTCAAGGTCAAGGGCACTGATCAGCAAATTACGCTGTACGAGATTGCGGCGGCGAGGGACCCTTTCACGGCTAGGGCGGACAATGATGAGCCGGGCCTCGCGGCGGACGCGGTCTACGTGAACAACGCCATGAACTACCCGTACGGGGTGACGCTGGTGCAAATCGAACTAGATCCTGGCACGGGCGGCCATAAGATACTTCGCTTCTCGACCTCCACGGAAGCAGGGCGTGTAATTAACCCGCTGACCACAAGGGGTCAGATCATTGGTGCCGCTGTGCAAGGCATTGGAGGCGCCCTTTACGAGGAGTTCCTCTACGAAGAGGACGGACAGCCAATTACGACTTCGTTTATGGACTACCTGTTGCCGGGCGCGCAGGAGATGCCGAACGTCGACTGTTTCGTAACTGAAGATGCCAAGTCGCCAGACAATCCCTTTGGCGCCAAGGGCCTTGGCGAAATTGGCATCATTGCCGCCGGCGCGGCAATCGCTTCCGCGGTAGATGATGCCATTGCCGATGGCATCCACACGGACCGGCTGCCAGTCACTCCCGAGCAGATCTTCACCCGCTGTCAAGGTTTGAACAAAGCACAACTGTAA